A region from the Mycolicibacterium phlei genome encodes:
- a CDS encoding purine-nucleoside phosphorylase: protein MQAATQAARAIAERTGVARHDVAVVLGSGWAPAVRELGDPVAVLPVAELPGFTPPTAEGHGGQVLSVPIGGHRVLVFVGRIHAYEGHDLRHVVHPVRTACAAGVGTVVLTNAAGGLRADFTVGQPVLISDHLNLTGRSPLVGPRFVDMVDAYTPRLRALAREIDPTLAEGVYAGLPGPQYETPAEIRMLRTLGADLVGMSTVHETIAAREAGAAVLGVSLVTNLAAGMTGAPLNHEEVLEAGRQSATRMGSLLASVIARL from the coding sequence ATGCAGGCCGCCACCCAGGCCGCCAGGGCGATCGCCGAACGCACCGGCGTCGCGCGCCACGACGTCGCCGTGGTGCTCGGGTCGGGCTGGGCGCCCGCGGTGCGCGAGCTGGGCGACCCGGTCGCGGTGCTGCCGGTCGCCGAGCTGCCCGGCTTCACCCCACCCACCGCCGAGGGCCACGGCGGGCAGGTGCTGTCCGTGCCGATCGGCGGGCACCGGGTGCTGGTGTTCGTCGGCCGCATCCACGCCTACGAGGGCCACGACCTGCGCCACGTCGTGCACCCGGTGCGCACCGCCTGCGCGGCCGGGGTGGGCACCGTGGTGCTGACCAACGCCGCCGGCGGGCTGCGCGCCGACTTCACCGTCGGCCAGCCGGTGCTGATCAGCGACCACCTCAACCTGACCGGGCGTTCCCCGCTAGTGGGACCGCGGTTCGTCGACATGGTCGACGCGTACACGCCGCGGCTGCGCGCGCTGGCCCGCGAGATCGACCCGACCCTGGCCGAGGGCGTCTACGCCGGGCTGCCCGGCCCGCAGTACGAGACGCCCGCCGAGATCCGGATGCTGCGCACGCTGGGCGCCGACCTGGTCGGCATGTCGACGGTGCACGAGACGATCGCCGCGCGGGAGGCCGGTGCGGCGGTGCTCGGGGTGTCGCTGGTGACGAACCTGGCGGCGGGGATGACGGGTGCGCCGCTCAACCACGAAGAGGTGCTGGAGGCCGGCCGTCAGTCGGCGACCCGGATGGGTTCCCTGCTGGCCTCGGTGATCGCCCGGCTCTGA
- a CDS encoding M20 family metallopeptidase: protein MPAVAAPDAVEDAVTRRRGDLVELSHSIHAEPELAFAEHRSCAKAQALVAERGFEIQAGAGGLETAFRAVYGSGPLVVGVCAEYDALPGLGHACGHNIIAAAGVGTALALADVADELGLTVVLLGTPAEEAGGGKVLMLNAGAFDDITVSVMLHPGPHDIAAARSLALSQVAVRYEGREAHAAVAPYLGLNAVDAVTVAQVAIGLLRQQMAPGQMAHGIVTDGGQATNVIPARAEMQYTMRATDSASLRELEARMADCFLAGAVATGCSYDVRETEPSYLELTPDAWLAETFRAEMQRLGRSPVGPELEAALPLGSTDMGNVTQVMPGIHPIVGVDAGGASVHQPAFADAAGGPDGDRAVVEGAIMLARTVVRLAQTPAERDRVLELQARRAS, encoded by the coding sequence ATGCCAGCAGTCGCCGCGCCGGACGCCGTCGAGGACGCCGTCACCCGGCGCCGCGGTGATCTGGTGGAGCTGTCGCACTCCATCCACGCCGAACCCGAACTGGCCTTCGCCGAACACCGCAGCTGCGCCAAGGCCCAGGCCCTGGTCGCCGAACGCGGCTTCGAGATCCAGGCCGGCGCCGGCGGGCTGGAGACCGCGTTTCGCGCCGTCTACGGCAGCGGCCCACTGGTCGTCGGGGTGTGCGCCGAGTACGACGCGCTGCCCGGCCTCGGGCACGCCTGCGGGCACAACATCATCGCCGCGGCCGGGGTGGGCACCGCGCTGGCGCTGGCCGACGTCGCCGACGAGCTCGGGCTGACGGTGGTGCTGCTGGGCACCCCCGCCGAGGAGGCCGGCGGCGGAAAGGTGTTGATGCTCAACGCCGGAGCGTTCGACGACATCACCGTGTCGGTGATGCTGCATCCCGGCCCGCACGACATCGCGGCCGCCCGCTCGCTGGCGCTGTCGCAGGTCGCGGTGCGCTACGAGGGCCGGGAGGCGCACGCCGCCGTCGCGCCGTACCTGGGGCTCAACGCCGTCGACGCGGTCACCGTCGCACAGGTGGCGATCGGGCTGCTGCGCCAGCAGATGGCGCCCGGGCAGATGGCGCACGGCATCGTCACCGACGGCGGGCAGGCCACCAACGTGATCCCCGCGCGCGCCGAGATGCAGTACACGATGCGCGCCACCGACTCGGCCTCGCTGCGCGAGCTCGAGGCGCGGATGGCGGACTGCTTCCTGGCCGGTGCGGTGGCCACCGGCTGCTCCTACGACGTGCGCGAGACCGAACCCAGCTACCTCGAGCTGACCCCCGACGCGTGGCTGGCCGAGACGTTCCGCGCCGAGATGCAGCGGCTGGGCCGCTCCCCGGTGGGACCCGAGCTGGAGGCCGCGCTGCCGCTGGGCAGCACCGACATGGGCAACGTCACCCAGGTGATGCCGGGCATCCACCCGATCGTCGGCGTCGACGCCGGCGGCGCCTCGGTGCACCAGCCGGCGTTCGCCGATGCGGCCGGGGGACCCGACGGGGACCGCGCCGTGGTGGAGGGCGCGATCATGCTGGCCCGCACCGTGGTGCGGCTGGCGCAGACCCCCGCCGAGCGGGACCGGGTGCTGGAACTGCAGGCGAGGCGGGCGTCATGA
- a CDS encoding M20 family metallopeptidase → MSVLPHAAARWLSAHFDDLVEWRRHIHRHPELGRQEFATTQFVASKLAEAGLNPKVLPGGTGLTCDLGPDDGQRIALRADMDALPMPDRSGAPYASLVPNVAHACGHDGHTAILLGTALALASVPELPVGVRLIFQAAEELMPGGALDAIAAGALTGVSRIFALHCDPRLAVGKVAVRQGPITSAADQLEVTLHSPGGHTSRPHLTGDLVYGLGTLITGVPGVLSRRIDPRNSTVMVWGAVNAGVAANAIPQTGTLAGTIRTASRDTWVTLESIMREIISSLLAPLGLEHTVQYRRGVPPVVNEEISTRILTHAIESIGPDVLADTRQSGGGEDFSWYLEEVPGAMARLGVWSGRGPQLDLHQPTFDLDERALAIGVRLMVNIVDQAAQL, encoded by the coding sequence ATGAGCGTGTTGCCGCACGCCGCCGCCCGGTGGCTGTCCGCCCACTTCGACGACCTCGTGGAGTGGCGCCGCCACATCCACCGGCACCCCGAGCTGGGCCGCCAGGAGTTCGCGACCACGCAGTTCGTCGCCTCCAAGCTGGCCGAGGCCGGGCTGAACCCGAAGGTGCTGCCCGGCGGCACCGGGCTGACCTGCGATCTGGGGCCCGACGACGGGCAGCGGATCGCGCTGCGCGCCGACATGGACGCACTGCCGATGCCGGACCGCAGCGGGGCGCCGTACGCGTCGCTGGTGCCCAACGTCGCGCACGCCTGCGGGCACGACGGGCACACCGCGATCCTGCTCGGCACGGCGCTGGCGCTGGCGTCGGTGCCGGAACTGCCGGTCGGGGTGCGGCTGATCTTCCAGGCCGCCGAGGAGCTGATGCCCGGCGGCGCGCTGGACGCCATCGCCGCAGGCGCGCTGACCGGGGTGTCGCGGATCTTCGCACTGCACTGCGACCCGCGGCTGGCGGTCGGCAAGGTCGCGGTGCGGCAGGGCCCGATCACGTCGGCGGCCGACCAGCTCGAGGTGACGCTGCACTCGCCGGGCGGGCACACGTCGCGTCCGCACCTGACCGGTGACCTGGTCTACGGGCTGGGCACTCTGATCACCGGGGTGCCCGGGGTGCTGTCGCGGCGCATCGACCCGCGCAACAGCACGGTGATGGTGTGGGGTGCGGTCAACGCCGGCGTCGCCGCCAACGCGATCCCGCAGACCGGCACCCTGGCCGGCACCATCCGCACCGCCAGCCGCGACACCTGGGTCACGCTGGAATCGATTATGCGCGAGATCATTTCGTCGCTGCTGGCGCCGCTGGGGCTGGAGCACACCGTGCAGTACCGGCGCGGGGTGCCGCCGGTGGTCAACGAGGAGATCTCGACGCGGATCCTGACCCACGCGATCGAGAGCATCGGCCCCGACGTGCTGGCCGACACCCGCCAGTCCGGCGGCGGCGAGGACTTCTCCTGGTACCTGGAGGAGGTGCCCGGCGCGATGGCCCGCCTCGGCGTGTGGAGCGGCCGCGGCCCGCAGCTGGACCTGCACCAGCCGACGTTCGACCTCGACGAGCGGGCGCTGGCGATCGGGGTGCGGCTGATGGTCAACATCGTCGACCAGGCCGCGCAGCTCTAG
- a CDS encoding gamma-glutamylcyclotransferase: protein MPLYAAYGSNMDPEQMLQRAPHSPMAGTGWLHGWRLTFAGEDIGWEGALATVVEDPTSKVFVVLYDMTKEDEEALDRWEGAELGIHKKIRCRVDRISSDTSTDPVLAWLYVVDAWEGGLPSARYLGVMADAAEIAGAPPEYVHDLRTRPSRNVGPGSISDRL from the coding sequence GTGCCGCTCTACGCCGCCTACGGGTCCAACATGGATCCTGAGCAGATGCTGCAGCGTGCACCCCACTCGCCGATGGCGGGCACGGGGTGGCTGCACGGTTGGCGACTGACGTTCGCCGGTGAGGACATCGGCTGGGAAGGCGCGCTCGCCACCGTGGTCGAGGATCCGACGTCGAAGGTCTTCGTCGTGCTCTACGACATGACCAAGGAGGACGAGGAGGCCCTCGACCGCTGGGAGGGCGCCGAACTCGGCATCCACAAGAAGATCCGCTGCCGGGTGGACCGGATCTCGTCGGACACCAGCACCGATCCCGTGCTGGCCTGGTTGTACGTGGTCGACGCCTGGGAGGGCGGGCTGCCGTCGGCGCGCTATCTGGGCGTGATGGCCGACGCCGCCGAGATCGCCGGGGCGCCCCCGGAGTACGTGCACGACCTGCGCACCCGCCCGTCGCGCAACGTCGGGCCGGGCAGCATCAGCGACCGCCTGTAG
- a CDS encoding NAD(P)H-quinone dehydrogenase, with protein sequence MATRIVIIGGGPAGYEAALVAASRGPEIADVTVVDSDGIGGACVLYDCVPSKTFIASTGVRTELRRAPDLGYAIEFENAATSLHQINERVKRLAAAQSADIAEQLINAGVTLISGRGELVDEVQGLATHTVKVTGNDGRESTLKADVVLIATGASPRILPGAEPDGERILNWRQLYDLDELPEHLVVVGSGVTGAEFVNAYTELGVKVTVVASRDQILPHEDSDAAAVLENTLISRGVTLVKNARAQSVTRTADGIRVTMADGRTVEGSHALMTVGSVPNTQGLGLERVGVELDDRGYIKVDRVSRTSVPGIYAGGDCTGLMLLASVAAMQGRIAMYHVLGEGLEPIRLRTVAAAVFTRPEIAAVGVPQSAIDDGTVAARTIMLPLNTNARAKMSGLKRGFVKIFCRPATGVVIGGVVVAPIASELIMPIALAVQNGNTVGDLAQTFSVYPSLTGSITEAGRRLMAHDDLD encoded by the coding sequence GTGGCTACCCGCATCGTGATCATCGGCGGCGGACCCGCCGGCTATGAGGCGGCACTGGTCGCCGCGTCACGCGGACCCGAGATCGCCGACGTCACCGTCGTCGACTCCGACGGCATCGGCGGTGCCTGCGTGCTCTACGACTGTGTCCCGTCCAAGACGTTCATCGCCTCGACCGGTGTGCGCACCGAGCTGCGCCGCGCCCCCGACCTGGGCTACGCCATCGAGTTCGAGAACGCCGCGACGTCGCTGCACCAGATCAACGAGCGGGTCAAGCGGCTGGCGGCCGCCCAGTCCGCCGACATCGCCGAGCAGCTCATCAACGCGGGTGTCACGTTGATCTCCGGGCGCGGTGAGCTGGTCGACGAGGTGCAAGGCCTGGCCACCCACACCGTCAAGGTCACCGGCAACGACGGCAGGGAGAGCACCCTGAAGGCCGACGTGGTGCTCATCGCCACCGGCGCCAGCCCGCGGATCCTGCCCGGCGCCGAACCCGACGGTGAGCGGATCCTGAACTGGCGCCAGCTCTACGACCTGGACGAGCTGCCCGAGCATCTGGTGGTCGTCGGCTCCGGCGTCACCGGCGCGGAGTTCGTCAACGCCTACACCGAGCTCGGGGTGAAGGTGACGGTGGTGGCCAGCCGCGACCAGATCCTGCCGCACGAGGACTCCGACGCCGCCGCCGTGCTGGAGAACACCCTGATCTCCCGCGGCGTCACGCTGGTCAAGAACGCCCGCGCGCAGTCGGTCACCCGCACCGCCGACGGGATCCGGGTCACCATGGCCGACGGCCGCACCGTCGAGGGCAGCCACGCGCTGATGACCGTCGGCTCGGTGCCCAACACCCAGGGCCTGGGCCTGGAGCGGGTCGGCGTCGAACTCGACGACCGCGGCTACATCAAGGTCGACCGGGTGTCGCGCACCTCGGTGCCGGGCATCTACGCCGGCGGCGACTGCACCGGACTGATGCTGCTGGCGTCGGTGGCCGCCATGCAGGGCCGCATCGCGATGTACCACGTGCTCGGCGAGGGGCTCGAGCCGATCCGGCTGCGCACCGTCGCCGCCGCGGTGTTCACCCGGCCGGAGATCGCCGCGGTCGGGGTGCCGCAGTCCGCGATCGACGACGGCACCGTGGCCGCCCGCACGATCATGCTGCCGCTGAACACCAACGCCCGCGCCAAGATGTCGGGCCTCAAACGCGGCTTCGTCAAGATCTTCTGCCGCCCGGCCACCGGCGTGGTGATCGGCGGTGTGGTGGTCGCGCCGATCGCCTCGGAGCTGATCATGCCGATCGCGCTGGCGGTGCAGAACGGCAACACCGTGGGCGACCTGGCGCAGACGTTCTCGGTCTACCCGTCGCTGACCGGATCGATCACCGAAGCCGGCCGACGTCTCATGGCGCACGACGATTTGGATTGA
- a CDS encoding glycerol-3-phosphate dehydrogenase/oxidase, whose product MSDPIPASGQTLLGPQQRAEAWERLGSEQFDVVVIGGGVVGAGAALDAATRGLKVALVEARDFASGTSSRSSKMFHGGLRYLEQLEFGLVREALHERELSLTTLAPHLVKPLPFLFPLTNRWWERPYVAAGIFLYDQLGGAKSVPAQKHLTKSGALRLAPGLKRSALIGGIRYYDTVVDDARHTLTVARTAAHYGAVLRTSSQVVALLREGDRVIGVQVRDSENGMTTEVHGHVVVNATGVWTDEIQALSKQRGRFRVRASKGVHIVVPRDRIVSEVAIILRTEKSVLFVIPWGTHWIIGTTDTDWNLDLAHPAATKADIDYILQTVNTVLATPLTHDDIDGVYAGLRPLLAGESEETSKLSREHAVAVPAPGLVAIAGGKYTTYRVMGQDAIDAAAQFIPTRVAPSITEKVPLMGADGYFALINQTQTVGKHYGLHPYRVRHLLDRYGSLIGEVLQMAQDKPDLLTPITEAPVYLKVEAYYAAAAEGALHLEDILARRMRISIEYPHRGVDCAREVAEIVAPVLGWTAEDIDREVNTYLARVDAEIRSQQEPDDESADALRAAAPEARAEILEPVPLN is encoded by the coding sequence GTGAGTGACCCGATCCCAGCTAGCGGACAGACCCTTCTAGGACCCCAACAGCGTGCCGAAGCCTGGGAGCGGCTCGGCAGCGAGCAGTTCGACGTGGTGGTGATCGGCGGGGGAGTCGTCGGTGCCGGTGCCGCCCTGGACGCGGCGACCCGCGGCCTCAAGGTCGCGCTGGTCGAGGCCCGCGACTTCGCGTCGGGCACCTCCAGCCGCAGCTCGAAGATGTTCCACGGCGGGTTGCGCTACCTCGAGCAGCTGGAGTTCGGGCTGGTGCGCGAGGCCCTGCACGAACGCGAGCTGTCGCTGACGACGCTGGCCCCGCACCTGGTCAAACCGCTGCCGTTCCTGTTCCCGCTGACCAACCGCTGGTGGGAGCGGCCGTACGTGGCGGCCGGCATCTTCCTCTACGACCAGCTGGGCGGCGCGAAATCCGTTCCCGCGCAGAAACATCTGACCAAGTCCGGGGCGCTGCGGCTGGCGCCGGGGCTGAAACGGTCGGCGCTGATCGGCGGGATCCGCTACTACGACACCGTCGTCGACGACGCGCGGCACACCCTGACGGTGGCGCGCACGGCCGCGCACTACGGTGCGGTGCTGCGCACCTCGTCACAGGTGGTGGCGCTGCTGCGGGAGGGCGACCGGGTGATCGGGGTGCAGGTCCGCGACTCCGAGAACGGGATGACCACCGAGGTGCACGGCCACGTGGTGGTCAACGCGACCGGGGTGTGGACCGACGAGATCCAGGCCCTGTCCAAGCAGCGCGGGCGGTTCCGGGTGCGCGCCTCCAAGGGGGTGCACATCGTGGTGCCGCGGGACCGCATCGTCAGCGAGGTCGCGATCATCCTGCGAACCGAGAAGTCGGTGCTGTTCGTGATCCCGTGGGGCACCCACTGGATCATCGGCACCACCGACACCGACTGGAATCTCGACCTGGCCCATCCGGCGGCCACCAAGGCCGACATCGACTACATCCTGCAGACCGTGAACACGGTGCTGGCCACCCCGCTCACCCACGACGACATCGACGGCGTCTACGCCGGGCTGCGGCCGCTGCTGGCCGGGGAGAGCGAGGAGACCTCCAAGCTGTCGCGTGAGCACGCCGTCGCGGTGCCCGCCCCCGGGCTGGTGGCGATCGCCGGCGGCAAGTACACCACCTACCGGGTGATGGGCCAGGACGCGATCGACGCCGCCGCGCAGTTCATCCCGACGCGGGTGGCGCCGTCGATCACCGAGAAGGTGCCGTTGATGGGCGCTGACGGCTACTTCGCGCTGATCAACCAGACCCAAACCGTCGGAAAGCATTACGGTCTGCACCCGTACCGGGTGCGGCACCTGCTGGACCGGTACGGCTCGCTGATCGGCGAGGTGCTGCAGATGGCGCAGGACAAGCCGGACCTGCTCACCCCGATCACCGAGGCGCCGGTGTACCTGAAGGTCGAGGCGTACTACGCCGCCGCCGCGGAGGGCGCGCTGCACCTGGAGGACATCCTGGCCCGGCGGATGCGCATCTCCATCGAGTACCCGCACCGCGGGGTGGACTGTGCCCGTGAGGTCGCCGAGATCGTCGCGCCGGTGCTGGGCTGGACCGCCGAAGACATCGACCGCGAGGTCAACACCTATCTGGCGCGGGTGGACGCCGAGATCCGCTCGCAGCAGGAGCCCGACGACGAGTCCGCCGACGCGCTGCGGGCGGCGGCGCCGGAGGCGCGCGCGGAGATCCTCGAACCGGTGCCGCTCAATTGA
- a CDS encoding pseudouridine synthase, which yields MPPLPDRDGVGPTRVRLRGGSVLVELADRFGERAAAKVLAGEVFCSDGTSVTASTVLPPLSDVWLYRDLPDEVEVPFDIPVLYRDDDIVVVDKPHFLATTPRGGHVAQTATVRLRRELGLPELSPAHRLDRLTAGVLLFTVRREIRGAYQTMFARGEVRKTYLARAGVDPTLRFPRVVWSRIVKHRGQLQAVEENGRPNAETLVSHLGDGVYRLTPTTGRTHQLRVHMNSLGLPIVGDPLYPTVIDVAPDDFTRPLRLLAHTLEFDDPISGQPRRFVSAREL from the coding sequence GTGCCGCCGCTGCCGGACCGCGACGGTGTCGGGCCGACGCGGGTGCGGTTGCGCGGCGGCTCGGTGCTGGTGGAGCTGGCCGACCGGTTCGGGGAGCGGGCGGCCGCGAAAGTGCTTGCCGGAGAGGTGTTCTGCTCCGACGGCACGTCGGTGACGGCGTCGACGGTGCTGCCGCCGCTGTCGGATGTGTGGCTGTACCGGGACCTGCCCGACGAGGTCGAGGTGCCGTTCGACATCCCGGTGCTGTACCGCGACGACGACATCGTCGTGGTGGACAAACCGCACTTCCTGGCGACCACGCCGCGCGGCGGGCACGTCGCGCAGACGGCGACGGTGCGGCTGCGCCGCGAACTGGGGCTGCCCGAGCTGTCGCCCGCGCACCGGCTGGACCGGCTGACCGCCGGGGTGCTGCTGTTCACCGTCCGGCGCGAGATCCGGGGTGCGTACCAGACGATGTTCGCCCGCGGTGAGGTGCGCAAGACGTACCTGGCGCGCGCGGGTGTGGACCCCACCCTGCGGTTCCCGCGGGTGGTGTGGAGCCGAATCGTCAAGCACCGTGGGCAGTTACAGGCGGTCGAGGAGAACGGGCGGCCGAACGCCGAGACGCTGGTGTCGCATCTGGGCGACGGGGTGTACCGGCTGACCCCGACGACGGGCCGCACCCACCAGCTGCGGGTGCACATGAACTCGCTTGGCCTGCCGATCGTCGGAGACCCGTTGTACCCGACCGTGATCGACGTCGCGCCCGACGACTTCACGCGGCCGCTGCGGCTGCTGGCGCACACGCTGGAATTCGACGACCCGATCAGCGGACAGCCGCGCCGGTTCGTCAGCGCGCGGGAGTTGTGA
- a CDS encoding glycoside hydrolase family 2 protein, whose amino-acid sequence MVLFGTPAHAAESWQRQSPPLATPWTHLVSPNNALPEYPRPAMTRARWLNLNGVWAYTGRPADRALSTPPAADQYDERILVPYPTESALSGIKRHDDQMWYRKVFQLPGTWRGQRVLLHFGAVDQIATVWVNGRRVAHHEGGYTSFSADITDALRWSGPQEIVVRAEDRNEANPFPVGKQRTNPEGLFYTGASGIWQTVWMEPVRAAHIEKLDITSDLTGFTVTPRVTGTTTERAEVIVADPGGDTLVRASGKPGDPVRVNVPKPRLWTPDDPYLYDLTVRLISPSGKVVDEVGSYGGLRTISVLPDPQGRPRIALNNKITFLHGPLDQGYWPDGIYTAPTDDALRFDLERTKALGMNFVRKHAKVEPARWYHWTDKLGLLVWQDMPSLDVSLDIPVGPAPDPSPAAKANFERELVEMIDQLRSVTSIVGWVPFNEGWGEFDTARIAGVTKAADPTRMVNANSGVNCCKSRPDTRAGDIYDDHTYVGPGKPVLHDNPSTRHDERTRLGDHPIPLEHRVVVDGEYGGLGLVPHGNRWPGRPQAYEMAPDRARLTERYIEVSRDLEEAVRRGGLSAAIYTQTTDVENEVNGFMTYDRWLVKMSMRAVADRNRAVIAAGSIDDDRERR is encoded by the coding sequence ATGGTCCTCTTCGGCACCCCCGCCCACGCAGCCGAGTCCTGGCAGCGCCAGAGCCCGCCGCTGGCCACCCCGTGGACCCACCTCGTCAGCCCCAACAACGCGCTGCCGGAGTACCCGCGCCCGGCGATGACCCGCGCCCGCTGGCTCAACCTCAACGGGGTGTGGGCCTACACCGGCCGCCCGGCCGACAGGGCGCTGAGCACCCCGCCGGCCGCCGACCAGTACGACGAGCGGATCCTGGTCCCCTACCCCACCGAGTCCGCCCTGTCGGGCATCAAGCGCCACGACGACCAGATGTGGTACCGCAAGGTCTTCCAACTGCCCGGCACCTGGCGCGGACAACGGGTGCTGCTGCACTTCGGCGCCGTCGACCAGATCGCCACCGTGTGGGTGAACGGCCGCCGGGTGGCCCACCATGAGGGCGGCTACACCTCGTTCAGCGCCGACATCACCGACGCGCTGCGCTGGTCCGGGCCGCAGGAGATCGTCGTGCGCGCCGAGGACCGCAACGAGGCCAACCCGTTCCCCGTCGGTAAGCAGCGCACCAACCCCGAGGGCCTCTTCTACACCGGCGCCTCCGGGATCTGGCAGACCGTGTGGATGGAGCCGGTGCGCGCCGCCCACATCGAGAAACTCGACATCACTTCGGATCTCACCGGTTTCACGGTCACCCCGCGGGTCACCGGAACCACCACGGAGCGCGCCGAGGTGATCGTCGCCGACCCGGGCGGGGACACCCTCGTCCGGGCCTCCGGCAAGCCGGGTGACCCGGTGCGGGTGAACGTTCCGAAACCGCGGCTGTGGACGCCCGACGACCCGTACCTCTACGACCTGACGGTGCGGCTGATCAGCCCGTCCGGCAAGGTCGTCGACGAGGTCGGCAGCTACGGCGGCCTGCGCACCATCAGCGTTCTCCCCGACCCGCAGGGCCGGCCGCGAATCGCGTTGAACAACAAGATCACCTTCCTGCACGGCCCGCTGGACCAGGGCTACTGGCCCGACGGCATCTACACCGCACCCACCGACGACGCGCTGCGCTTCGACCTGGAACGCACCAAGGCGCTCGGGATGAACTTCGTGCGCAAGCACGCGAAGGTCGAACCGGCCCGCTGGTACCACTGGACCGACAAACTCGGGCTGCTGGTGTGGCAGGACATGCCCTCCCTCGACGTCTCGCTCGACATCCCGGTCGGCCCGGCCCCCGATCCGTCACCGGCGGCGAAGGCCAACTTCGAACGCGAACTCGTCGAGATGATCGACCAATTGCGCAGTGTCACTTCGATCGTCGGCTGGGTCCCGTTCAACGAGGGCTGGGGCGAGTTCGACACCGCCCGCATCGCCGGGGTCACCAAGGCGGCCGACCCCACCCGCATGGTCAACGCCAACAGCGGGGTCAACTGCTGCAAGTCCCGGCCCGACACCCGCGCCGGCGACATCTACGACGACCACACCTACGTCGGCCCCGGCAAGCCCGTGCTGCACGACAACCCGTCCACCCGCCACGACGAGCGCACCCGCCTCGGCGACCACCCGATCCCGCTCGAGCACCGTGTCGTCGTCGACGGCGAGTACGGCGGCCTCGGGCTCGTCCCGCACGGCAACCGCTGGCCCGGTAGACCGCAGGCCTACGAGATGGCCCCCGACCGCGCCCGGTTGACCGAGCGCTACATCGAGGTCAGCCGCGACCTCGAGGAGGCGGTGCGCCGCGGCGGGCTGTCCGCGGCGATCTACACGCAGACCACCGACGTGGAGAACGAGGTCAACGGGTTCATGACCTACGATCGGTGGCTGGTCAAGATGTCGATGCGCGCCGTCGCCGACCGCAACCGCGCGGTGATCGCGGCCGGTTCCATCGACGACGACCGCGAGCGCCGGTGA
- a CDS encoding SDR family NAD(P)-dependent oxidoreductase, whose amino-acid sequence MDRTSFDRLFDMTGRTVIVTGGTRGIGLALAEGFALAGARVVVASRKPEACEQAAQRLRELGGQAIGVPTHLGELDSLDALVARTVEEFGGIDVVVNNAANALAQPLGQMTPDAMQKSFEVNLRGPVFLVQSALPYLKESPKPAVINMISVGAFMFAGFTSIYSANKAALMSFTRSMATEYAPFGIRVNAIAPGPVDTDMMRNNPQEAIDAMANSTLMKRLASPDEIVGTALLLAADAGSYITGTVMIVDGGGTPR is encoded by the coding sequence GTGGACCGCACTTCATTCGATCGTCTCTTCGACATGACCGGCCGCACGGTAATCGTCACCGGCGGCACCCGGGGTATCGGTTTGGCGCTGGCCGAGGGATTCGCGCTGGCCGGTGCCCGGGTGGTGGTGGCCAGCCGCAAGCCCGAGGCGTGCGAGCAGGCGGCGCAACGGTTGCGTGAGCTCGGTGGGCAGGCCATCGGGGTGCCGACGCACCTCGGCGAGCTGGACAGCCTCGACGCTCTCGTGGCGCGCACCGTCGAGGAGTTCGGCGGCATCGATGTGGTGGTCAACAACGCGGCCAACGCGCTGGCCCAGCCGTTGGGGCAGATGACCCCGGATGCGATGCAGAAGTCGTTCGAGGTCAACCTGCGCGGGCCGGTGTTCCTCGTTCAGTCGGCGCTGCCGTATCTGAAGGAGTCGCCGAAACCGGCTGTGATCAACATGATCTCGGTGGGCGCGTTCATGTTCGCGGGGTTCACCTCGATCTACTCGGCGAACAAGGCGGCGCTGATGTCGTTCACGCGGTCGATGGCCACGGAGTACGCGCCGTTCGGGATCCGGGTCAACGCGATCGCGCCCGGTCCCGTCGACACCGACATGATGCGCAACAACCCGCAGGAGGCCATCGACGCGATGGCCAACAGCACGCTGATGAAGCGACTGGCGTCACCGGACGAGATCGTCGGCACCGCGCTGCTGCTGGCCGCCGATGCCGGCAGCTACATCACCGGCACCGTCATGATTGTCGACGGCGGCGGAACGCCTCGGTAG